A single Sporosarcina sp. FSL W8-0480 DNA region contains:
- a CDS encoding aminoglycoside phosphotransferase family protein gives MDIPHVFQEKIINCFGIPGETWLHALGAKTKEIAKKWGLILESPVNNLSYNYVINVKDKNNNEYILKMGLPGFDFQNEVRTVQHYDGNGCAKVIQSDLEIGAMLLEKLQPGKMLSAIEDEEVVIKTFCEVWKSIRRPLPETGEYPTITNWASAFSNYRKMFPTNDGPIPTERVNMAETYIEEIMQSSTKIQLLHGDLHHENILYSTERGWLAIDPKGVGGDSHFDLVSFMINHLFTKPNPKELLRLRVETISEQLDLNRERLLEAAIGMSTLYACWGVEDKDPDWKGTYQCVLWFDEFLRA, from the coding sequence ATGGATATACCACATGTATTTCAGGAGAAAATAATAAACTGCTTCGGTATCCCAGGTGAAACATGGTTGCACGCTTTGGGAGCAAAAACAAAAGAAATAGCGAAGAAGTGGGGCCTGATACTTGAGAGCCCAGTAAATAATCTTTCCTATAACTATGTCATCAATGTCAAAGACAAAAATAATAACGAATACATACTCAAAATGGGTTTGCCGGGTTTTGATTTTCAGAATGAAGTAAGGACGGTTCAACATTACGACGGTAATGGATGTGCAAAAGTGATTCAATCGGATCTGGAAATCGGTGCGATGCTACTTGAAAAGTTGCAACCTGGTAAGATGCTTTCTGCAATTGAGGACGAAGAAGTTGTTATCAAGACGTTCTGCGAAGTCTGGAAATCTATCCGCCGGCCACTCCCAGAGACAGGCGAATATCCGACGATAACGAACTGGGCATCAGCATTTTCGAATTACCGTAAAATGTTCCCGACAAATGATGGACCAATTCCAACAGAACGTGTAAATATGGCTGAAACGTATATAGAAGAAATCATGCAATCTTCAACCAAAATTCAACTATTGCATGGCGACCTGCACCATGAAAATATTCTATATTCCACTGAACGAGGCTGGTTGGCAATTGACCCGAAAGGTGTGGGAGGCGATTCACACTTTGACCTTGTTTCATTCATGATCAATCATCTATTTACTAAACCCAATCCAAAAGAGCTGTTAAGGCTTCGGGTCGAAACAATCTCGGAACAATTGGATTTGAACCGTGAAAGACTGTTAGAAGCGGCAATTGGAATGTCGACGTTATATGCATGTTGGGGTGTTGAGGATAAAGATCCCGATTGGAAGGGTACTTACCAATGTGTATTATGGTTTGATGAATTCTTACGTGCGTAA
- a CDS encoding GTPase yields the protein MEKQWMSNEEFDRIFDEKSSEINEQLESEILIAMIGDVNAGKSSTINRLMGAEVAEVGAKPGETIEIRKFVFKEKIIFVDTPGLDDIYSEHSAETMKFYKQADLILFFLNAAGTVLSETELKSLKKIAKVNNDIILVLNKIDAADDIAGLVKYVGDHTDYNYPITPISSRTGENIGLLQKEVLELLETKKKDILMATNMADKSAIANRWILGAGASAAAIGAVPIPGSDFVPLTALQVSLMLKLSTLYGKKITKDKAKELIIATIVGNIGKTIFRQIIKVVPGAGMVAGASVAGGMTIALGHAVKYAYENGIDLTPKSLKPIYQMYLKKASKNKE from the coding sequence ATGGAAAAGCAATGGATGTCAAATGAAGAGTTTGACCGAATCTTTGACGAGAAATCATCCGAAATCAACGAACAATTAGAAAGTGAAATTCTGATTGCGATGATTGGTGATGTCAATGCGGGTAAATCATCTACCATCAATCGACTAATGGGGGCTGAAGTTGCCGAGGTTGGTGCAAAGCCCGGTGAAACAATCGAAATCAGGAAATTCGTTTTTAAGGAAAAAATCATTTTCGTCGATACACCTGGATTGGACGATATTTATAGTGAGCATTCCGCCGAAACAATGAAGTTTTATAAACAGGCAGACCTAATTTTATTCTTTCTGAATGCAGCGGGAACTGTATTATCAGAAACGGAACTTAAATCACTAAAGAAAATTGCTAAAGTGAATAATGATATAATCCTTGTGTTGAATAAAATAGACGCAGCGGATGATATCGCAGGTTTGGTAAAATATGTCGGGGACCATACGGATTATAACTATCCGATCACCCCGATATCTTCGCGTACCGGAGAGAATATCGGCTTGCTTCAAAAAGAAGTGCTTGAATTACTTGAGACGAAAAAAAAAGACATTTTAATGGCAACTAATATGGCCGATAAATCAGCGATTGCAAATCGTTGGATATTGGGAGCTGGGGCTTCTGCCGCGGCCATCGGGGCAGTGCCGATACCCGGCTCGGATTTTGTCCCTCTTACTGCTTTACAGGTAAGCTTGATGTTGAAGCTGTCGACCCTATATGGCAAAAAAATAACGAAGGACAAGGCGAAGGAACTGATTATCGCCACAATCGTTGGCAATATCGGAAAAACAATCTTTAGGCAAATTATAAAAGTAGTTCCAGGAGCCGGAATGGTTGCAGGAGCGAGCGTAGCTGGTGGAATGACAATCGCGCTTGGACATGCCGTGAAATACGCATACGAAAACGGTATCGACTTAACACCAAAATCATTAAAACCGATCTACCAAATGTATCTCAAAAAAGCCTCCAAAAATAAGGAATAA
- the nadX gene encoding aspartate dehydrogenase: MIPIRIGLIGKGNLGLFLLRKLNQDKILSNCKIVSIFDGREKARDELSILAEKYGCDSFQDIQSFLESDIDIVVECATIETATLYASEIIKKKNLMLISIGALADSPFADTLKENAKKYGKRVYLPSGAIGGLDALKAARLAGGLESVTLTTRKPANSLSDAIITKEEILFEGTAQEAIKLFPKNANVAIVLSLAGQGVDKTAVRIIADPAVIQNTHQIEVVGAFGEFVMTIKNNPSPDNPKTSHITGSSILAALANLESEIVIGT, from the coding sequence TTGATTCCAATCAGGATAGGTCTAATCGGAAAAGGAAATTTAGGCTTGTTTCTTTTACGAAAACTAAATCAAGATAAAATCTTATCAAACTGTAAGATTGTCTCTATTTTCGATGGAAGAGAAAAAGCGAGAGACGAACTTTCCATACTTGCAGAAAAGTACGGTTGTGACTCGTTTCAGGATATTCAATCATTCTTAGAATCGGATATCGATATCGTAGTCGAATGCGCTACTATTGAAACGGCTACGTTATACGCTTCAGAAATCATTAAAAAGAAAAATCTGATGCTAATCAGCATAGGAGCATTAGCAGATTCTCCTTTTGCCGATACTTTAAAAGAGAACGCGAAAAAATACGGAAAACGGGTTTACTTACCATCAGGTGCAATTGGTGGATTGGATGCACTGAAGGCGGCAAGATTGGCTGGTGGATTGGAGTCTGTAACGCTGACAACAAGAAAGCCTGCAAATTCACTCTCCGATGCAATTATTACAAAGGAAGAAATCTTATTCGAAGGAACAGCCCAAGAAGCTATAAAACTCTTCCCGAAGAATGCAAACGTTGCAATTGTCTTATCTTTAGCTGGACAAGGGGTGGACAAGACAGCTGTCCGGATCATAGCAGATCCAGCAGTTATTCAAAATACTCATCAGATTGAAGTAGTTGGTGCTTTCGGAGAGTTCGTCATGACGATTAAAAATAACCCATCTCCAGATAATCCGAAAACAAGTCATATTACAGGTTCAAGCATTTTAGCTGCGCTTGCTAATTTGGAAAGTGAAATCGTAATTGGAACATAA
- a CDS encoding methyl-accepting chemotaxis protein, whose translation MSQINEQVTDDHVVKSLEKNLAIIRFDLNHRIAFVNDIFANAMGYTKEEMIGISHKDLCFDDYATSREYELFWNELKRGSSKQEKVVRKDKNGNKVWLEATYMPVFSSNGNRVIGISKVASNITFRQASITSVVEELSHMAEGLTERADIGIVRSKELLALIEDIADISRTNTNTLGNLETHVESIQYIVKTIREIAAQTNLLALNAAIEAARAGEHGRGFDVVAKEVRKLSARVEKSIVEVREGVEAITAEIQNISKGTTLAEENVDRCQQRIEVAMEDFLKIASSASELDKQSKIVSSVV comes from the coding sequence ATGAGTCAGATAAATGAACAAGTTACAGATGATCACGTAGTCAAATCACTTGAAAAGAATCTCGCAATTATTCGATTTGACCTAAATCATAGAATCGCGTTTGTGAATGATATATTCGCGAATGCAATGGGGTATACGAAAGAAGAAATGATCGGAATCTCTCATAAGGATTTATGTTTCGATGATTACGCAACAAGTAGGGAATACGAATTGTTTTGGAATGAATTGAAGCGTGGCAGTAGCAAACAAGAGAAGGTGGTACGGAAGGACAAGAACGGTAATAAAGTCTGGCTTGAAGCAACGTATATGCCTGTTTTCAGTTCGAATGGGAATAGAGTGATCGGCATTTCAAAAGTCGCTTCAAATATTACTTTTAGGCAGGCCTCCATCACATCGGTCGTTGAAGAGCTCAGTCATATGGCAGAAGGGTTGACTGAACGAGCGGATATTGGCATTGTACGTAGTAAGGAATTGTTGGCCCTCATCGAAGACATTGCTGATATATCCCGTACCAATACAAATACCTTAGGCAATTTAGAAACCCATGTTGAAAGCATTCAGTATATCGTAAAGACGATTCGAGAAATTGCAGCTCAAACGAATTTACTCGCTTTAAATGCAGCAATTGAAGCGGCAAGGGCGGGCGAGCATGGGCGTGGATTCGATGTCGTTGCAAAAGAAGTAAGGAAATTGTCCGCGAGAGTGGAAAAATCCATTGTGGAAGTACGAGAAGGGGTAGAAGCAATTACAGCTGAAATCCAAAACATCTCCAAAGGGACGACTTTGGCTGAGGAAAATGTGGACCGCTGTCAGCAAAGAATCGAAGTGGCAATGGAAGACTTCCTCAAAATTGCATCATCAGCATCTGAACTTGATAAACAGTCGAAAATTGTATCGAGTGTAGTTTGA
- a CDS encoding neutral zinc metallopeptidase translates to MEWKGRRGSKNIEDRRGMGGKTIVGGGIGGIVILLLVMFFGGGDPGDILNNLTTAPSNTEYVETEQDKELADFVSVVLADTEDVWTAIFQQEGMEYREPILVLYSGSVQSACGMAGAAVGPFYCPSDEKLYIDLSFYDELQTQFKAPGDFAMAYVIAHEVGHHVQKLLGISDEMNKIRSRVSEEEYNKYSVRLELQADYLAGVWAHHAQGMGVLEEGDLDEALTAASAVGDDTIQKRARGYVVPESFTHGTSEQRKKWFYRGFEAGNLEEGDTFSASDL, encoded by the coding sequence TTGGAATGGAAAGGCAGAAGAGGCAGTAAGAACATAGAGGATCGAAGAGGAATGGGAGGAAAAACGATTGTTGGTGGCGGTATCGGAGGTATCGTTATTCTTCTCCTTGTAATGTTTTTTGGAGGTGGTGACCCCGGCGATATCCTTAATAATCTAACAACCGCTCCGTCAAATACAGAGTACGTGGAGACAGAGCAAGATAAGGAATTGGCTGATTTTGTGTCTGTCGTATTGGCGGATACAGAAGACGTATGGACAGCAATATTCCAACAAGAAGGAATGGAATACCGTGAGCCGATTCTTGTTCTATATTCAGGAAGTGTGCAGTCTGCATGCGGGATGGCTGGTGCAGCGGTTGGTCCATTTTATTGTCCATCTGATGAGAAATTATATATCGACTTAAGTTTCTATGACGAACTACAAACGCAATTCAAAGCACCTGGTGATTTTGCGATGGCGTATGTTATTGCCCATGAAGTTGGGCATCATGTACAGAAGTTGTTAGGAATAAGTGATGAAATGAATAAAATTCGTTCACGGGTAAGTGAGGAAGAGTATAATAAGTATTCCGTTCGCTTGGAGTTGCAAGCTGATTATCTCGCTGGCGTCTGGGCACACCACGCGCAAGGAATGGGCGTCCTTGAGGAAGGCGATTTAGATGAAGCATTGACTGCGGCCAGCGCAGTCGGAGACGACACAATCCAGAAGAGAGCCCGTGGATATGTTGTTCCGGAAAGTTTCACACATGGTACTTCTGAACAGAGGAAGAAATGGTTTTATCGTGGATTCGAAGCAGGAAACCTTGAAGAAGGAGACACGTTTAGTGCATCCGATCTTTAA
- a CDS encoding YusW family protein: protein MKKIFSFIFLVQLLLIASACSDQNIVPKEKAGNVVDTYGIKTFTVTIDTKEQKEALHVSFTEKKDRSEAEYSNKKDEISLHGEKALKKIMAAFEKLEPDPEADETELITKTAEAFDFKDYKMIRLEVTFKGYDPKEIMFSK from the coding sequence ATGAAAAAAATATTTTCCTTCATTTTCTTAGTACAATTATTGCTAATCGCATCTGCATGTAGCGACCAAAACATTGTACCGAAAGAAAAAGCAGGTAATGTAGTCGATACATATGGCATCAAAACATTTACAGTGACAATTGATACGAAAGAACAGAAAGAGGCGCTTCATGTTAGCTTTACAGAAAAAAAAGACCGTTCTGAAGCCGAGTATTCAAACAAGAAGGATGAAATCAGTCTTCATGGTGAAAAGGCCCTAAAGAAAATAATGGCGGCATTCGAAAAGCTTGAACCGGATCCAGAAGCGGATGAAACAGAATTAATCACGAAAACCGCGGAGGCATTTGATTTTAAGGATTACAAGATGATTCGGTTAGAGGTCACGTTCAAAGGATACGATCCTAAGGAGATCATGTTTTCCAAATAG
- the cyoE gene encoding heme o synthase, with product MTKEIEIQYTENTTMDKEKAGSIIRDIKSLFKGPVLIANALPVFVGFWLALHFTGGTLLANSKLFWLSIIGSTILMGGALVLNNWYDVDIDTVMKRTQKRPTVTGNISLKTVLGIGISMSAIGLIMLMFTTMEAAIYGFIGWFTYVIMYTMWTKRKYTLNTVIGSISGAVTPLIGWAAIAPAYHIVPVVLFIILFIWQMPHTFAIAMRKYDEYKAANVAMLPVVRGFKMTKRQMFVYIACLLPLPFYLSSLGMVFIVLATVLNIGFLVISIRGFFTKDDDKWAYVMFLYSVNYIAILFLLMVAVTMPAFT from the coding sequence ATGACGAAAGAAATTGAAATTCAGTACACTGAAAATACTACAATGGATAAAGAAAAGGCGGGCTCAATTATTAGAGATATTAAGTCGCTATTCAAAGGTCCTGTGTTAATTGCTAATGCACTTCCCGTATTCGTTGGCTTTTGGCTTGCCCTTCATTTTACCGGCGGAACATTACTTGCGAACAGCAAGTTGTTTTGGCTCTCGATTATTGGCAGCACGATTTTAATGGGTGGGGCTCTTGTCTTAAACAACTGGTATGACGTAGATATCGATACTGTGATGAAAAGAACACAAAAACGTCCTACAGTTACTGGAAATATATCATTAAAGACCGTTCTTGGAATCGGAATTTCCATGTCTGCGATTGGTTTGATCATGCTAATGTTTACGACGATGGAAGCAGCAATTTATGGTTTCATTGGCTGGTTTACGTATGTAATCATGTACACAATGTGGACAAAACGAAAATATACATTAAACACTGTTATTGGTAGTATTTCCGGTGCTGTAACTCCGTTGATTGGCTGGGCAGCCATTGCACCTGCATATCATATTGTTCCGGTAGTACTTTTCATCATTTTGTTCATCTGGCAGATGCCGCATACTTTCGCGATTGCAATGCGGAAGTACGATGAATATAAAGCTGCGAATGTAGCTATGTTGCCAGTGGTTCGAGGATTCAAAATGACAAAACGGCAAATGTTCGTTTATATAGCTTGTTTGTTGCCACTTCCCTTCTATTTAAGTTCACTGGGAATGGTATTTATCGTCCTTGCAACGGTATTGAATATCGGGTTCTTAGTGATTTCAATCCGTGGGTTCTTTACGAAAGATGATGATAAATGGGCGTATGTCATGTTCCTTTATTCCGTTAATTATATAGCGATTTTATTCTTATTGATGGTGGCTGTTACTATGCCTGCATTTACTTGA
- a CDS encoding basic amino acid ABC transporter substrate-binding protein, translating into MSFRRLLLGVAMACLSILLIGCGAGSTNSSEGTESTNSGGKKKLIVGTDATYAPMEFMDEKGNIVGIDINIVNAIAEAAGFEVEYKNYGWEPLFPAVDNGEVDFAVSSITITDERKQSFDFSDPYFIANQLILVPEDSDVESFSDLADKRVSVQINTTGHLVVADLLGKTSSKIVATETMPLAITEMINGNADASVGDNAVIIDYKTNNPNVKLKTVEDDSFEKEYYGLMVKKGNQEILDLLNEGIQKIKSNGKLKEITGFDVE; encoded by the coding sequence ATGTCATTTAGGCGTTTACTATTAGGGGTTGCAATGGCTTGTCTATCTATTCTATTAATTGGTTGTGGTGCAGGTTCAACGAATTCAAGTGAGGGAACTGAATCAACAAATTCTGGCGGGAAGAAGAAATTGATCGTTGGTACGGACGCTACTTATGCACCAATGGAGTTTATGGATGAAAAAGGGAATATTGTCGGAATTGATATTAACATTGTGAATGCAATTGCGGAAGCGGCTGGTTTTGAAGTCGAATATAAGAACTATGGTTGGGAGCCACTATTCCCAGCGGTAGATAACGGTGAGGTTGATTTTGCAGTATCTTCTATAACAATTACAGACGAACGGAAACAGTCATTTGACTTTTCTGATCCGTATTTCATTGCGAATCAATTGATCTTAGTCCCGGAGGATTCTGATGTGGAATCATTCAGTGATTTAGCTGATAAGAGAGTTTCAGTGCAAATCAATACTACAGGGCATCTCGTAGTTGCCGATTTATTAGGAAAAACAAGTTCAAAAATCGTTGCAACCGAAACGATGCCGCTTGCAATCACTGAAATGATCAATGGAAATGCGGATGCTTCTGTCGGGGACAATGCGGTTATCATTGATTACAAGACAAATAATCCTAATGTAAAACTAAAAACGGTTGAAGATGATAGTTTTGAAAAAGAATACTACGGATTAATGGTCAAAAAAGGAAATCAGGAAATACTTGATCTCTTAAATGAGGGAATCCAAAAGATTAAGTCGAACGGAAAACTAAAAGAAATTACTGGCTTTGATGTGGAGTAA
- a CDS encoding amino acid ABC transporter permease: MEFLGIRFEMMENIWSYRELFIRGIWVTLGLTAAGYVGGFILGLIVGLGKLSKRKWIFYPAKYYVDFFRGTPLLVQILLIHTALIPSLFGHSLGYFVSGVLALTLNSAAYNAEIIRAGIQSIDRGQMEAARSLGMPHNTAMKLVILPQAFRRMIPPLGNELIALLKDSSLLMVIAASDILYAGKVVAGVYQRFWEPYLTVAVLYLILTFACGKLINYIEKRFSNSYVPSSRRSVFRTRRSSMGGGLR, translated from the coding sequence TTGGAGTTTTTAGGTATTAGATTTGAAATGATGGAAAATATTTGGAGTTACCGCGAGCTTTTCATTCGTGGAATTTGGGTAACTCTTGGATTGACAGCTGCAGGTTATGTTGGAGGGTTTATATTAGGGTTGATCGTCGGGTTGGGCAAGTTATCAAAAAGAAAATGGATTTTCTATCCGGCGAAATACTATGTAGATTTTTTTCGAGGAACTCCTTTATTGGTGCAAATCCTGTTAATCCACACCGCTTTGATTCCAAGTCTTTTCGGACACTCCTTAGGCTATTTTGTTTCAGGGGTATTAGCACTTACGCTAAATAGTGCAGCTTATAATGCCGAAATTATTCGTGCTGGAATTCAATCCATTGATAGGGGACAGATGGAAGCTGCCCGTTCACTTGGAATGCCCCATAATACTGCTATGAAATTGGTGATCTTGCCACAAGCTTTCAGAAGAATGATTCCACCGCTTGGCAATGAATTAATAGCATTGCTAAAAGATTCTTCACTACTCATGGTTATCGCGGCAAGCGATATTCTCTATGCGGGTAAAGTCGTAGCGGGCGTCTACCAAAGATTTTGGGAGCCCTACTTAACGGTGGCTGTCCTTTATCTTATTTTGACATTCGCTTGCGGGAAGCTCATCAATTATATTGAAAAACGGTTTAGCAATAGTTACGTACCGTCCTCAAGAAGGTCGGTTTTTAGAACGAGACGCTCTTCAATGGGAGGAGGGTTACGATGA
- a CDS encoding amino acid ABC transporter ATP-binding protein, producing the protein MIKVRNLHKSFGHLDVLKGIDYDIREKEVICVIGPSGSGKSTFLRCINLLEEITDGEVFIDGVKINDPKTDINEIRREVGMVFQQFNLFPHMRVLDNITISPIRIRKMKQKDAEELALELLEKVGLADKANAYPEQLSGGQMQRVAIARALAMKPKVMLFDEPTSALDPEMVKEVLDVMKQLAMEGMTMVVVTHEMGFAREMGDRVLFLDQGLLVEEGTPDEIFSNPKNERTKAFFSKIL; encoded by the coding sequence ATGATTAAAGTTAGGAACTTGCATAAATCGTTTGGGCATTTGGATGTTTTGAAAGGTATTGATTATGACATTAGAGAGAAAGAAGTCATCTGTGTCATTGGTCCAAGTGGATCAGGAAAAAGTACTTTCTTGAGATGCATCAACCTTCTTGAAGAAATAACAGACGGTGAAGTGTTCATAGATGGTGTGAAAATCAACGATCCGAAAACAGATATAAATGAAATTCGTCGTGAAGTGGGTATGGTTTTTCAGCAATTCAACTTGTTTCCACATATGCGTGTGCTCGATAATATTACTATATCTCCGATTCGAATCCGGAAAATGAAACAAAAAGACGCGGAGGAATTGGCACTCGAGTTACTTGAAAAGGTCGGGTTGGCCGATAAAGCGAATGCATATCCCGAGCAATTATCTGGGGGGCAAATGCAGCGGGTTGCTATCGCCAGAGCACTTGCGATGAAACCGAAAGTTATGTTATTTGATGAACCTACATCTGCGTTGGACCCTGAAATGGTGAAGGAAGTATTAGATGTCATGAAACAACTTGCCATGGAAGGGATGACGATGGTTGTCGTCACTCATGAAATGGGGTTTGCAAGGGAAATGGGAGATCGAGTATTATTTTTAGACCAAGGTTTATTGGTAGAAGAAGGAACCCCCGATGAAATTTTCTCAAACCCTAAAAATGAAAGAACAAAAGCGTTCTTTAGTAAAATTTTATAG
- a CDS encoding SIMPL domain-containing protein (The SIMPL domain is named for its presence in mouse protein SIMPL (signalling molecule that associates with mouse pelle-like kinase). Bacterial member BP26, from Brucella, was shown to assemble into a channel-like structure, while YggE from E. coli has been associated with resistance to oxidative stress.) — MYYPYIRQQVKHSSRLITVVGNGEVMAEPDVATIQLEINTQSKELQEAQQENAALMNQVLQSLYQLGIQRENIQTVTYSIFPRYDYVDGEQVFRGYEVTNAISVTLSDIQQVGTVIDTVVANGANRVSNVQFSVRNVEQHKQEAIVKALQDAQVKASTIANTLHLQIDSQPIKVTELDGGGEPPVAFKSVTMAAGGTPIEGGQISIRSIMRVQYEY; from the coding sequence TTGTATTATCCATATATCCGTCAACAAGTGAAGCATTCTTCTCGTTTAATAACGGTAGTGGGAAATGGTGAAGTAATGGCCGAGCCAGACGTTGCAACGATACAATTGGAAATCAATACACAAAGTAAAGAGCTGCAAGAGGCGCAGCAAGAAAATGCCGCATTGATGAATCAAGTGCTCCAATCTTTATATCAGTTAGGAATACAAAGAGAAAATATCCAAACGGTAACATACTCCATTTTCCCACGATATGATTATGTCGATGGTGAACAGGTTTTTAGGGGATATGAAGTAACCAATGCCATTTCTGTGACACTCTCGGATATTCAACAAGTTGGAACTGTTATTGATACTGTAGTGGCGAACGGGGCGAATCGTGTTTCAAATGTACAGTTTTCCGTGAGGAATGTTGAACAGCATAAGCAAGAGGCAATCGTCAAAGCGTTACAGGATGCACAAGTGAAGGCAAGTACAATTGCTAATACATTACATTTACAAATCGATTCCCAGCCTATAAAAGTAACTGAGTTAGACGGCGGTGGAGAGCCCCCCGTTGCTTTCAAATCAGTTACTATGGCAGCCGGCGGAACTCCGATAGAAGGAGGGCAAATTAGTATTCGCTCCATTATGAGAGTGCAGTATGAATACTGA